The following proteins come from a genomic window of Deinococcus depolymerans:
- a CDS encoding carbohydrate ABC transporter permease: protein MNLKNTNPTLYYLQRAGFYLLVLVIGVYLLAPFFWAVLTSLRSPGDLFLTPLEFIGARTTFSNYADVFANPNFQRGLIYSLIVAVGSVAISLLLGAFSAYALGRFRFSGKSIVMYVILAVSVFPQIAVLSGLYTLINNLGLYNNPLGLILSYLIFTIPFTVWVLTSFVRDIPGELEEAALVDGASPLQTLFLVLFPVMMPALVTTGLLAFINAWNEYLFALTFTSTNRTVPVVIANYSGATQFDQPWGQIMAASIVVTVPLIILVLVFQRNIVSGLTAGAVKG, encoded by the coding sequence ATGAACCTGAAAAACACCAACCCCACCCTGTACTACCTGCAACGCGCCGGCTTCTACCTGCTGGTCCTGGTGATCGGCGTGTACCTGCTCGCCCCGTTCTTCTGGGCGGTCCTGACCAGCCTGCGCTCGCCCGGCGACCTGTTCCTCACGCCGCTGGAATTCATCGGTGCCAGGACGACCTTCAGCAACTACGCGGACGTGTTCGCCAACCCGAACTTCCAGCGGGGCCTGATCTACTCGCTGATCGTGGCGGTCGGCTCGGTCGCCATCAGCCTGCTGCTCGGCGCGTTCTCCGCGTACGCGCTGGGCCGCTTCCGCTTCAGCGGCAAGAGCATCGTCATGTACGTGATCCTGGCGGTCAGCGTGTTCCCGCAGATCGCGGTGCTCTCGGGCCTGTACACCCTGATCAACAACCTGGGGCTGTACAACAACCCGCTGGGCCTGATCCTGTCGTACCTGATCTTCACCATTCCGTTCACGGTCTGGGTGCTGACCAGCTTCGTGCGCGACATCCCGGGCGAGCTGGAGGAAGCGGCCCTGGTGGACGGCGCCAGCCCCCTGCAGACCCTGTTCCTGGTGCTGTTCCCGGTCATGATGCCGGCGCTGGTCACGACCGGCCTGCTGGCCTTCATCAACGCCTGGAACGAGTACCTGTTCGCGCTGACCTTCACCAGCACCAACCGCACGGTGCCGGTCGTGATCGCCAACTACTCGGGCGCCACGCAGTTCGACCAGCCGTGGGGGCAGATCATGGCGGCCAGCATCGTCGTCACGGTGCCGCTGATCATCCTGGTGCTGGTGTTCCAGCGCAACATCGTCTCGGGCCTGACCGCCGGGGCCGTCAAGGGCTGA
- a CDS encoding sugar ABC transporter permease → MTVKTPVPAAPVKSRGIEAARARTALWLLLPTLIAIALVAGYPLYRTIYFSLFEANLTSPDQRTFIGLGNFWFTTEDGVALGFLQDPKWWGAVKNTLLFTVVSVFLETVFGMIIALVVNSAFRGRGFLRTAMLVPWAIPTVVSAQMWAYLYNDSFGLIGRGLLGGQAVLANTDSAIWALIAVDVWKTTSFMALLILAGLQSLPSDMYEAADMDGASKWTQFWRLTLPLLRPALLVALVFRSLDALRVFDVMSVMLGNVNAASTSMTGYARQALIDNQLLGLGSAVSVAVFVIIMVIVVMYVTAFRVKFD, encoded by the coding sequence ATGACCGTCAAGACTCCCGTTCCAGCCGCGCCCGTGAAATCACGCGGCATCGAAGCGGCCCGCGCCCGGACGGCCCTGTGGCTGCTGCTGCCCACCCTGATCGCCATTGCCCTGGTCGCCGGGTACCCGCTGTACCGGACCATCTACTTCTCGCTGTTCGAGGCGAACCTGACCAGCCCGGACCAGCGGACGTTCATCGGGCTGGGGAACTTCTGGTTCACCACCGAGGACGGCGTCGCGCTGGGCTTCCTGCAGGACCCCAAGTGGTGGGGCGCCGTGAAGAACACCCTGCTGTTCACCGTGGTGTCGGTGTTCCTGGAAACGGTGTTCGGCATGATCATCGCGCTGGTCGTGAACAGCGCGTTCAGGGGACGCGGGTTCCTGCGGACCGCCATGCTGGTTCCCTGGGCGATTCCCACGGTCGTGTCGGCGCAGATGTGGGCGTACCTGTACAACGACTCCTTCGGCCTGATCGGGCGCGGCCTGCTGGGCGGCCAGGCGGTCCTGGCGAACACCGACAGCGCCATCTGGGCGCTGATCGCCGTGGACGTCTGGAAGACCACGTCCTTCATGGCGCTGCTGATCCTGGCCGGCCTTCAGAGCCTGCCCAGCGACATGTACGAGGCGGCCGACATGGACGGCGCGAGCAAATGGACGCAGTTCTGGCGCCTGACGCTGCCGCTGCTGCGCCCGGCGCTGCTGGTCGCGCTGGTGTTCCGCAGCCTGGACGCCCTGCGCGTGTTCGACGTGATGTCCGTGATGCTGGGGAACGTGAACGCCGCCAGCACCAGCATGACCGGTTACGCCCGCCAGGCGCTGATCGACAACCAGCTGCTGGGCCTGGGCAGCGCCGTCAGCGTCGCCGTGTTCGTGATCATCATGGTGATCGTCGTGATGTACGTCACCGCCTTCCGCGTCAAGTTCGACTGA
- the rsmI gene encoding 16S rRNA (cytidine(1402)-2'-O)-methyltransferase yields the protein MADPIPPDAAPLELPDGARVWLVPTPVGNLGDITLRALEVLRAADAVACEDTRRTGALLTHLGIRKPLVRLDAHTMRRAPQVLEKHPRLAYVSDAGTPGISDPGAELVQAAVAADIPVEVLPGATAFVPALVLSGLPGGRFTFEGFLPRSGRDRKERLSAIAARAETTVLYESPHRLQATLLDLAQACGEGRAASVTRELSKRFEETARGTLRELAAHFGGGVRGEIAVVVAGRSEAEAAAEAAQVDHLGQAQAWAAQGLGVRDIRDLLVSQGLRKNDAYALALQATGTQAGPSSRRP from the coding sequence ATGGCCGACCCGATCCCGCCGGACGCCGCACCCCTGGAACTCCCGGACGGCGCGCGCGTGTGGCTGGTCCCCACCCCGGTCGGCAACCTGGGGGACATCACCCTGCGCGCCCTGGAGGTACTGCGGGCCGCCGACGCGGTCGCCTGCGAGGACACCCGCCGCACCGGCGCGCTCCTGACGCACCTGGGCATCCGCAAACCGCTGGTGCGGCTGGACGCGCACACCATGCGCCGCGCCCCGCAGGTGCTCGAGAAGCACCCGCGCCTGGCGTACGTCAGTGACGCCGGCACGCCCGGCATCAGCGATCCCGGCGCGGAACTCGTGCAGGCGGCCGTCGCCGCCGACATTCCTGTCGAGGTGCTGCCCGGCGCGACCGCCTTCGTGCCGGCGCTGGTCCTGTCGGGCCTGCCCGGCGGGCGCTTCACCTTCGAGGGTTTCCTGCCGCGCAGTGGCCGGGACCGCAAGGAGCGGCTGTCGGCCATCGCCGCCCGCGCGGAGACCACCGTGCTGTACGAGAGCCCGCACCGCCTGCAGGCCACGTTGCTGGACCTCGCGCAGGCCTGCGGGGAGGGCCGGGCGGCCAGCGTGACGCGCGAACTCAGCAAACGTTTCGAGGAGACGGCGCGCGGCACCCTGCGCGAACTCGCCGCCCATTTCGGCGGCGGCGTGCGCGGCGAGATCGCCGTGGTCGTCGCGGGCCGCAGCGAGGCCGAGGCCGCCGCCGAGGCCGCGCAGGTCGATCACCTGGGGCAGGCGCAGGCCTGGGCCGCCCAGGGCCTGGGGGTGAGGGATATACGTGACCTTCTCGTTTCGCAGGGTTTGCGTAAGAATGACGCATATGCCCTGGCGTTACAGGCAACCGGCACCCAGGCCGGTCCGTCGTCACGCCGCCCATGA
- a CDS encoding branched-chain amino acid ABC transporter substrate-binding protein, producing the protein MSATRKTVTLAALLLGSGASAQGTIKIATLSPLSGALSSLGSQVRNGTQLAVTEAAPAFAKLGLKVQLVAFDDQADPATGTAAARKIAADRQVLAVIGALNSGVTIPASAALNSSHVVMVNSASTANQVTDRGLRNINRIVPRDDAQGPAGASFLRGTLKARKVYLLNDKTAYGEGLANEVERRLKADGVKVLTNEGTEEKSDFTAVIAKIRLQKPDAIYFGGVYNQVGVFLRQLRGAGVMVPVVGGDGLDSSELSRIAGPGARDVYYTTTAAPVDSLPSARTFAAAYRKTFGTAPQGFAVFGYDAARVALQGVLAAARANGNRAPSREQVERAVRRGTYTGLTGTVAFNSVGDRREAKLYVMKLSGSRATLSTTVKVQAPAR; encoded by the coding sequence ATGTCTGCTACCCGAAAGACCGTCACCCTGGCCGCACTGCTGCTGGGATCCGGCGCCAGCGCCCAGGGCACCATCAAGATCGCCACCCTCTCCCCGCTGTCCGGGGCACTCAGCAGCCTGGGCAGCCAGGTCCGCAACGGCACCCAGCTGGCCGTCACCGAGGCCGCGCCCGCCTTCGCGAAACTGGGCCTGAAGGTGCAACTCGTCGCGTTCGACGATCAGGCCGACCCCGCCACCGGCACCGCCGCCGCCCGCAAGATCGCCGCCGACCGGCAGGTACTGGCCGTGATCGGCGCGCTGAACTCCGGCGTCACCATCCCCGCCAGCGCCGCCCTGAACAGCAGCCACGTGGTCATGGTGAACTCTGCCAGCACCGCCAATCAGGTCACGGACCGCGGGCTGCGGAACATCAACCGCATCGTGCCGCGCGACGACGCGCAGGGACCCGCCGGGGCCAGCTTCCTGCGCGGAACCCTGAAGGCCCGGAAGGTCTACCTGCTGAACGACAAGACCGCCTACGGGGAAGGCCTGGCCAACGAGGTGGAACGCCGCCTGAAAGCAGACGGCGTGAAGGTCCTGACGAACGAGGGCACCGAGGAGAAAAGCGACTTCACGGCCGTGATCGCCAAGATCCGCCTTCAGAAACCCGACGCGATCTACTTCGGCGGCGTGTACAACCAGGTCGGGGTGTTCCTGCGGCAGCTGCGCGGCGCGGGCGTCATGGTCCCGGTGGTCGGCGGTGACGGCCTGGACAGCAGCGAGCTGAGCAGGATCGCCGGTCCCGGCGCGCGGGACGTGTACTACACCACCACGGCCGCGCCGGTCGACTCGCTCCCGAGCGCCCGGACCTTCGCGGCGGCATACCGCAAGACCTTCGGAACGGCCCCGCAGGGCTTCGCCGTCTTTGGGTACGACGCGGCCCGCGTGGCCCTGCAGGGCGTCCTGGCTGCCGCCCGCGCAAACGGCAACCGCGCCCCCAGCCGCGAGCAGGTCGAGCGTGCCGTGCGGCGCGGCACGTACACGGGCCTGACCGGCACGGTCGCCTTCAACAGCGTCGGCGACCGCCGCGAGGCGAAACTGTACGTCATGAAACTCAGCGGCTCCAGGGCCACCCTGAGCACCACGGTCAAGGTGCAGGCCCCGGCCCGCTGA
- a CDS encoding 23S rRNA (pseudouridine(1915)-N(3))-methyltransferase RlmH, producing the protein MRLHLITVGEPKLAYARAGWDEYEKRLRRYHKVQVTRVSGRSQAQESEAVRRAAGKSPLVLLDPRGQQFTSEALSAYLDAQALGGVGELAFAIGGPDGHTDDLRASAHALWSLGLLTLPHDLAMVVLAEALYRASTISAGEPYHRG; encoded by the coding sequence GTGCGTCTTCACCTGATCACCGTCGGAGAACCGAAACTCGCCTACGCCCGCGCCGGGTGGGACGAGTACGAGAAGCGGCTGCGGCGCTACCACAAGGTGCAGGTGACCCGCGTGAGCGGCCGCTCGCAGGCGCAGGAGAGCGAGGCGGTGCGCCGCGCGGCCGGCAAGTCGCCGCTGGTGCTGCTCGACCCGCGCGGGCAGCAGTTCACGAGCGAGGCCCTGAGCGCCTACCTGGACGCGCAGGCGCTCGGTGGCGTGGGGGAACTGGCCTTCGCGATCGGCGGGCCGGACGGCCACACGGACGACCTGCGGGCCTCGGCGCACGCCCTGTGGAGCCTGGGCCTGCTGACCCTGCCGCACGACCTGGCGATGGTGGTGCTGGCCGAGGCGCTGTACCGGGCGAGCACCATCAGTGCCGGGGAACCGTACCACCGCGGCTGA
- the pfkA gene encoding 6-phosphofructokinase translates to MTDQHPTPALTAEPHRHPNPAGVRRVAVLTSGGDAPGMNAAIRAVVRTATSEGIEVVGVRRGFSGLHRGELQILGPRDVANTIQRGGTILLTARSHTWRTPEGRARGAQHLRDRQVDGLIVIGGDGSFHGAHYLQQEHGIPVIGVPGTIDNDLYGTDHTIGYFTAVETALDAVDKLRDTGASHERIFVIEVMGRHAGHIALDVAVAGGAEEVFIPEDAKDVSCVVDVVKESVAKGKTGSIIIVAEGYPGGAQGVADAIEAGTGMETRVSILGHIQRGGSPVSSDRVLASRLGEAAVYALMEGRSDVMVGRQNHTITFIPLSDTWEKRKDVNRDLYRCAKTLSI, encoded by the coding sequence ATGACCGATCAGCATCCCACCCCCGCCCTCACCGCTGAACCCCACCGTCACCCCAACCCCGCCGGTGTGCGCCGCGTCGCCGTCCTCACCAGCGGCGGCGACGCCCCCGGCATGAACGCCGCCATCCGCGCCGTCGTCCGCACCGCCACGTCCGAGGGCATCGAGGTCGTCGGCGTCCGCCGCGGCTTCTCCGGCCTGCACCGCGGCGAGTTGCAGATCCTCGGCCCGCGCGACGTGGCCAACACCATCCAGCGCGGCGGCACCATCCTCCTGACCGCCCGCAGCCACACCTGGCGCACCCCGGAAGGCCGCGCACGCGGCGCACAGCACCTGCGCGACCGCCAGGTGGACGGCCTGATCGTCATCGGCGGGGACGGCAGCTTCCACGGCGCCCACTACCTCCAGCAGGAGCACGGCATTCCCGTGATCGGCGTGCCCGGCACCATCGACAACGACCTGTACGGCACCGACCACACCATCGGGTACTTCACGGCCGTCGAGACCGCCCTGGACGCCGTGGACAAACTCCGCGACACCGGCGCCAGCCACGAACGCATCTTCGTGATCGAGGTCATGGGCCGCCACGCCGGGCACATCGCCCTGGACGTCGCCGTGGCCGGCGGCGCCGAGGAGGTCTTCATCCCCGAGGACGCCAAGGACGTCAGCTGCGTCGTGGACGTCGTCAAGGAAAGCGTCGCCAAGGGCAAGACCGGCAGCATCATCATCGTCGCCGAGGGCTACCCGGGCGGCGCGCAGGGCGTCGCGGACGCCATCGAGGCCGGGACCGGCATGGAAACCCGCGTGAGCATCCTGGGCCACATCCAGCGCGGCGGCAGCCCCGTCAGCAGCGACCGCGTGCTCGCCAGCCGCCTGGGCGAGGCCGCCGTGTACGCCCTGATGGAAGGGCGCAGCGACGTCATGGTCGGCCGCCAGAACCACACCATCACCTTCATTCCCCTGAGCGACACCTGGGAGAAACGCAAGGACGTCAACCGCGACCTGTACCGCTGCGCCAAGACCCTCAGCATCTGA
- a CDS encoding GNAT family protein, whose translation MNVPPAGSVPMVLPTEPLPEAEWLRAPVLSGRTVTLEALREEHAADLSAGATPDTLRFLARGGPADATPQAWAAYVAHLNALPRRVNFAVRLNGPAGPGAAVGRISFSEVNAADGWAEIGTMLLPGAQGTAVNPESKLLLMTRAFEVLGAGRVQFKVDARNERSLRAMARLGAVQEGVLRAYQRRPDGFTRDSVMFSVLAAEWPAVKAGLLARLHRPA comes from the coding sequence GTGAACGTTCCCCCGGCCGGTTCCGTCCCCATGGTCCTTCCCACCGAGCCGCTCCCGGAGGCGGAGTGGCTGCGCGCGCCGGTCCTGTCCGGGCGGACCGTGACGCTCGAGGCGCTGCGCGAGGAGCACGCCGCGGACCTGAGTGCCGGCGCGACCCCCGACACGCTGCGGTTCCTGGCGCGCGGCGGACCGGCCGACGCGACCCCGCAGGCCTGGGCGGCGTACGTGGCGCACCTGAACGCGCTGCCGCGCCGCGTGAACTTCGCGGTGCGCCTGAACGGCCCGGCGGGGCCCGGCGCGGCGGTGGGCCGCATCAGTTTCAGTGAGGTGAACGCCGCCGACGGCTGGGCCGAGATCGGCACGATGCTGCTGCCGGGGGCGCAGGGAACGGCCGTGAATCCGGAATCCAAACTGCTGCTGATGACGCGGGCCTTCGAGGTGCTGGGGGCCGGGCGGGTGCAGTTCAAGGTGGACGCCCGCAACGAACGCAGCCTGCGGGCCATGGCGCGGCTGGGCGCGGTGCAGGAGGGCGTGCTGCGCGCCTACCAGCGCCGACCGGACGGATTCACGCGGGACTCGGTGATGTTCAGCGTGCTGGCCGCCGAGTGGCCGGCGGTGAAGGCCGGGTTGCTCGCGCGGCTGCACCGCCCGGCCTGA